From a single Candidatus Schekmanbacteria bacterium genomic region:
- a CDS encoding glycosyltransferase family 2 protein codes for MQTRNLRFIKRGEETIIKYSIIIPAFNEETRILLTLQRITNYFAESGESFEIIVVDDGSTDSTANIVRGFSSSTDKVQYHTYMSNRGKGFAVRLGVEKARGVIILISDADLSSPIEELKKLTAFIDNGYDIAIGSRGLSESSILKYQPFYRRTMGKIFNLFVRLFVLKGIRDTQCGFKVFTSSAAKKIFQRCRIDGFSFDVEALFIAEHILKLKTREVPISWINSDGSRVNPIRHSSQMLRDLFIIRWNHFKGCYNNT; via the coding sequence ATACAAACACGCAACTTAAGATTTATAAAAAGAGGGGAAGAAACAATCATTAAATATTCAATAATTATTCCTGCTTTTAACGAGGAGACTAGAATACTTCTTACGCTTCAGAGGATAACAAATTATTTTGCAGAAAGTGGTGAATCCTTTGAAATAATTGTTGTCGATGATGGAAGCACAGATTCCACTGCTAACATTGTAAGAGGATTTTCTAGCAGCACTGATAAGGTACAGTATCATACTTATATGAGTAACCGAGGCAAAGGATTCGCTGTTAGGCTTGGAGTTGAAAAAGCCCGTGGAGTCATTATATTGATTTCAGATGCAGATCTTTCATCTCCAATAGAGGAGTTGAAAAAGCTTACAGCATTCATAGATAATGGTTATGATATTGCTATAGGTTCTCGCGGACTAAGTGAGTCATCAATTTTAAAGTACCAACCTTTCTACAGACGAACTATGGGAAAGATTTTCAACCTGTTCGTCAGGCTTTTTGTTTTAAAAGGAATAAGAGATACACAGTGTGGTTTTAAAGTATTTACTTCGTCTGCTGCCAAGAAAATATTCCAGAGATGCAGGATTGATGGATTCAGTTTTGATGTGGAAGCACTTTTTATAGCGGAACATATTTTAAAACTTAAAACAAGGGAAGTCCCCATAAGCTGGATAAACTCTGATGGAAGCAGGGTAAACCCCATACGGCATTCATCCCAGATGCTCCGCGATCTCTTTATAATCAGATGGAATCACTTCAAAGGATGCTATAATAACACATGA